From a region of the Deinococcus terrestris genome:
- a CDS encoding ATP-binding protein codes for MVLGTEDATPVSFWFAVTPGASVGMDDLVAVRTQKPDGSPVHFYGIVDHVRTRHEGVTFDSDVQDVVAGLLPASVSYAARVLVTRVSPENFIPPQPGDEVRHARGEDLRLALSADKMKRSFPGGLLADGQVLPLNYQFVNGEQGGHINISGISGVATKTSYALFLLHAIFRSGVLDTHGEGHRTRALIFNVKGEDLLFLDQPNREVDPVERGVQAAKGLATGRYDLLGLPATPFRDVQFLAPPKAGAGDVIVPDVEQRSGGVTPFVFSLREFCQRRMLPYVFPDGNASLNLGFVIGNIEEKLARLAAGDDAPYLTVEDWQPDTETLLSEDVRFDDMGKTRIQTFAQLISYLEYKLLEQNDGEGDPKWVLKQNQGTLRAFVRRLRGVQKHLAPLVRGDLTPARAAQYRPDLLKAGVQTSVVDIHKLGAHAQSFVVGVLLRELFEHKERYGRQDTVFVVLDELNKYAPREGDSPIKDVLLDIAERGRSLGIILIGAQQTASEVERRIVSNAAIRVVGRLDLAEAERPEYRFLPQSFRARAGILQPGTMLVSQPDVPNPVLVNYPFPAWATRRDEVAEEVGQATEDAGNDWLGL; via the coding sequence ATGGTGCTGGGCACCGAGGACGCCACCCCGGTGTCCTTCTGGTTCGCGGTGACGCCCGGTGCGAGTGTGGGCATGGACGACCTCGTGGCCGTGCGGACGCAGAAGCCCGATGGTTCTCCGGTCCACTTCTACGGGATCGTGGACCACGTGCGGACCCGGCATGAGGGCGTCACCTTCGACAGCGACGTGCAGGACGTGGTGGCGGGCCTCCTGCCCGCCTCGGTGAGCTACGCGGCCCGCGTGCTCGTCACCCGCGTCAGCCCCGAGAACTTCATCCCGCCGCAGCCCGGCGACGAGGTGCGGCACGCGCGGGGCGAGGACCTGCGGCTGGCGCTCAGCGCGGACAAGATGAAGCGCTCCTTTCCCGGCGGCCTCCTTGCGGACGGTCAGGTGCTGCCCCTGAACTATCAGTTCGTCAACGGCGAGCAGGGCGGCCACATCAACATCAGTGGGATTTCCGGCGTGGCGACGAAGACGAGTTACGCCCTCTTCCTGCTGCACGCCATCTTTCGCAGCGGCGTGCTGGACACCCACGGCGAGGGCCACCGCACCCGCGCCCTGATCTTCAACGTGAAGGGCGAGGACCTGCTCTTTCTGGACCAGCCCAACCGCGAGGTGGACCCGGTAGAGCGGGGCGTGCAGGCGGCCAAGGGGCTTGCGACTGGGCGCTACGACCTGCTCGGCCTCCCCGCCACCCCCTTCCGCGACGTGCAGTTCCTCGCGCCCCCGAAGGCCGGGGCGGGCGACGTGATCGTGCCCGACGTGGAGCAGCGCTCGGGCGGCGTGACCCCCTTCGTGTTCAGCCTGCGCGAGTTCTGTCAGCGGCGGATGCTGCCCTACGTCTTTCCCGACGGCAACGCCAGCCTCAACCTCGGCTTCGTGATCGGCAACATCGAGGAAAAACTGGCCCGCCTCGCCGCCGGGGACGACGCGCCGTACCTCACCGTGGAGGACTGGCAGCCCGACACCGAAACGCTGCTCTCGGAGGACGTGCGCTTCGACGACATGGGCAAGACGCGGATTCAGACCTTCGCTCAGCTCATCTCCTACCTGGAATACAAGCTGTTGGAGCAGAACGACGGCGAGGGCGACCCTAAATGGGTGCTGAAGCAGAACCAGGGCACCCTCCGCGCCTTTGTCCGGCGCCTGCGCGGGGTGCAAAAGCATCTCGCGCCGCTGGTGCGCGGCGACCTGACCCCGGCGCGGGCCGCGCAGTACCGCCCCGACCTGCTGAAGGCGGGCGTGCAGACCAGCGTGGTGGACATTCACAAGCTCGGCGCCCACGCGCAGAGCTTCGTGGTGGGCGTGCTCCTGCGCGAGCTGTTCGAGCACAAGGAGCGGTATGGGCGGCAGGACACCGTCTTCGTCGTGCTCGACGAGTTGAACAAGTACGCCCCGCGTGAGGGCGACAGCCCCATCAAGGACGTGCTGCTCGACATCGCGGAGCGTGGCCGCAGCCTCGGCATCATCCTGATCGGGGCGCAGCAGACGGCCTCGGAGGTTGAGCGGCGCATCGTGTCCAACGCGGCGATCCGGGTGGTGGGCCGCCTCGACCTCGCGGAAGCCGAGCGGCCCGAGTACCGCTTCCTGCCGCAGAGCTTTCGCGCCCGCGCGGGCATCCTGCAACCCGGCACCATGCTGGTGTCGCAACCCGACGTGCCCAACCCCGTCCTCGTGAACTACCCCTTCCCGGCCTGGGCCACCCGCCGCGACGAGGTCGCCGAGGAGGTCGGGCAGGCGACGGAGGACGCGGGCAACGACTGGCTGGGCCTTTAA